The Actinomycetota bacterium genome has a window encoding:
- a CDS encoding metalloregulator ArsR/SmtB family transcription factor, with protein sequence MIPVAFDALPEFDAPSREDSSLAVAAALFRSFGDPARLTIVSHLALGEHNVRDLTGHLGLAQSTVSAHLRCLLECGMVTVRVQGRASMYSLKADAQILDLLSSAERLLAVTGNAVTLCPRYGPIANLNAQSQAQL encoded by the coding sequence ATGATACCTGTGGCGTTTGATGCGCTTCCCGAGTTTGATGCGCCGTCGAGGGAAGACAGTTCATTGGCTGTCGCAGCTGCGTTGTTTCGTAGTTTCGGCGACCCTGCCCGGCTCACGATCGTGAGTCATCTTGCGCTTGGGGAGCACAACGTGCGTGATCTGACCGGGCACCTAGGACTGGCGCAGTCGACGGTGTCGGCGCACTTACGCTGCCTGTTGGAATGCGGCATGGTCACCGTACGTGTGCAAGGACGGGCCTCGATGTATTCCTTGAAGGCTGATGCGCAGATCTTGGACCTCCTTAGCTCCGCCGAGCGACTACTTGCGGTCACTGGTAATGCCGTCACCTTGTGCCCGCGCTATGGCCCCATCGCAAACTTGAACGCGCAGTCGCAGGCACAGCTATGA